The genomic interval AATTTGAGTGAATGTTTTTATACCCTCAAAAGATAATTTTTCGATTAACTTTGTAAAAAAGGCAGATTATGAACAGAATAGTATTAATCGGGAATGGTTTTGATTTAGCTCATGGCTTGCCTACTGGCTATGTCGATTTCATAAATAATTACTGGGAGGATTTCCACTGTCATGTACTCAATGGATACGCTCAATACCTATTAAAGCATTTCGGAGTTGCTCCCATTAAGTCATACTCGGACAATTTTGCTGACCTTAAAGTAATAAATAAAGGGAGTGACGAAATCACAGAATTCACAGTCACAGATAATGAACAAAATGCATTTAATGAGTGGTGTCGATTCATTAATGATTACAATCAAGTTGGAAGATTTACAGAATCTCTCCAATTAACATTTAAGAATCCGTTTTGGAAACACATATCAGCGCAAGCCTCGTTGGAGAATTGGGTAGACATTGAGAACGAATATTTTCAATCATTAAATAGGCTAATAGATCAAGAACGAGATTTAGGCTATAAATCCGCAAAAGAGCTAAATATAGACTTTCATAGTATCCAAAACTTATTAATAGAGTATCTGCGCAAAATTCAAGAAGAAAAGATTTCGGATGAGCTTTTCAACGAAGGGATCAATAAAATAATATTTGAGTCTATTAATCAACAAGACATATCCAAAAGTGGCCAAGATTTATTTTTGGAAGATATTTCATCTCAATTATTTAATTCCCCTGGAGGAATGTGTCTAGGAGAGATAGAAGACGAATTGAGAATTCACCCAGAATATGAGATTTTGGGGACAAGAGAGGATTCATTTCGTGTAATGGTGGAAAATAAAATAAACAAAGGACAGCTAAAGGATTTCCTTATTCCTAACCAAATACTTCTGCTTAATTTTAATTATACAAATACTGCTAAAAAATTATATGTAAAATCAGACCATTACCCAAAGTGCGAATTGATACATATTCACGGAGAATTAGATGATAAGAACAATCCAATTATTTTTGGATATGGCGATGAAATGCACGAAGATTATAAAAAAATAGTCGATCTGAATAACAATGCCTATTTAGAAAACATCAAATCAATTCGTTATCTTGAAACTGATAATTATCGGAGACTCTTGGGATTCATAGATTCTGCACCTTATCAGATATATATAATGGGGCACTCTTGTGGCAACTCTGATCGGACCTTATTAAATACCCTTTTTGAACATAAAAACTGCTTATCAATAAAGCCATATTACTACCTAAGAGAAGATGGAACAGATAATTACATTGATATTGTTCAAAATATATCCCGAGACTTTAAGGATATGACATTAATGCGAGACAGAGTTGTTAATAAATGCTATTGTCAACCATTAGTAACTCCTTAACATATTCTGTTCTCCTACAAATACCCCGTAAAACACCCCTCCCCCTGTTCGGCTTGTAAAACGAATCTCGGGGAGGGATTTTTTCTGGCCGATTATCGGGAATTTTTCCAGACTAACAACAAAAGCAACAGACAGATGATGAGTGTATTTATTTATTCATCATCTAATTTGTAGCTTTATGCAATTACGTCCATCCATGCGCCGTGCAGCCAAAATGCGGCTCGCTCTGGCTGGAGCCTCGGGGTCGGGAAAGACCTACTCCTCGCTCCTCATCGCTTACGGCATGACCTCCGACTGGTCCCGTGTTGCCGTCATCGATTCCGAGAACGGCTCGGCCGATCTCTATGCCCATCTGGGCAGTTATCAGGTCCTCACCCTGCCCGACTACTCTCCCGAGACCTACATCGAGGCCATCGGTATCTGTGAACAGGCAGGGGCCGAGGTCATCGTCATCGACAGCATCTCCCATTGCTGGGACTATCTGCTCGATTTCCACGCCAACCTGCAGGGAAACTCCTTTGCCAACTGGGCCAGGGTCACACCCCGTCAGAATGCCTTCATCCAACGCATTCTCAACTCCTCGTGCCACATCATCTGCACCATGCGTTCCAAGCAGGATTATGTCCTCTCGGACAAGAACGGCAAGATGGTCCCCGAGAAGGTGGGATTGAAGGCCGTACAGCGCGACAACGTGGACTATGAGTTCACCGCCGTGCTGGACATCGCCATGAACCACAAGGCCACCACCTCCAAAGACCGAACGGGGCTCTTTACAGGGCGTCCCGAGTTCACGATAACTCCTGCTGTCGGTCAGGCCATCCTCAAATGGTGCAACATGGCACAGTCCACGCAACAGAATCCTTCCACGCAAAACCTCCACAGCCATGCTTCCAGCCTTTCAGCCTAATCCCGAGTTTGCCGTAGGGTTGAATCTACCCGTGAAGGAGGCAACCATCGTAGAGGAGCGTTCCGTAACGCCGATTGTATCGTTGGGGACTATACCGCGTACCCGTCACTTTATCGAGGCCAACACCAAGCCTGTCGATATGGCCCATCTAAAAAACGATTGTGTCGTTCCCGTATTCAGCAAGGACAACGAGGTAACGATCTCCCACCAGAGTTTTATTGAAACAGTGTTAGGTGCTGCCCACCGTATGTTTCCACAAGAAGCCATCGACACACCCGATATTGTCGTTTCGCATATCATCAAGGGACGGATTCCCGAGGCTATCCACAAGCCCGTGAACCAGCTCCTGGAGACGGACAAGACCATCTATTACGAACGCATGGCCTTCTGCTTCGAGATTCCCTCGATTTACGAGGAGGTGGCAGGCAATCGGTTGAATCTTTCGATCGGAGGGGTAAGGGCCTATAACCACGAAAATCTCTATTCGAAAAAGACGGCCGAGAAGTTCAAGGTCTTCATCGGATTCAAGAACCTTGTCTGCTGCAACCTCTGTGTATCGACCGACGGATTCAAGCGGGAGTTGCGGGCGATGAGCGTACAGGAGTTGTTTAAGGCTTCGTTGCAGTTGTTCCAGCAGTACGATGCCGAACGGCATATTCGGCAGATGGCTGCATTACAGCGGCAATCGATCAGTGAACACCAGTTTGCGCAACTCATCGGAAAGGCTCGATTGTATCAATACCTGCCCACAGCCGAGCGAAAGGCATTGCCTGCCATGGAGTTTACCGACTGTCACGTCAATGCCGTGGCAAAGGCCTACTACATGGACGAGAACTTTTCCAGAGGGGACAATCCCGAGATTGACTTGTGGAAGCTCTACAACCTCTTTACGGGAGCCAACAAGTCCAGCTACATCGACACATTCCTCGACCGTTCGCTGAATGCAACGCAGTTGATTGCAGGAATCGGACGGGCCTTGGAGGGAGATTCCGAGTACAGTTGGTTTGTGGAATAGCGCTTTACAGAGTAGAATACCCTTGCTGTCCTGTGACGGCAGGGGTATTCTCTTTTACAACAAAACAAAGCGCACTAATATATAGCGAGACAGTTATATTAACCCGTTGGCGGAATTAAGTCAGCGCATACTTGACTCTTCCAATGGGCTTGTTGTTTTTGTAGTTAATGTATTGTAGGATTGTAAGTGCGCTGATTTTCCCGATAATCCGGGCGAACAACCCATCCGTGTCTTTCGCATAATTGCGTATGAGCATAAACTGGTCACATAGCTGTGAGAACAAGGGTTCTATCCTTTTCCTGGCTTTGGCAAATGGATGGAAGACAGGTTTCCAGTCCCTTTGGTTTCTCCGGTAAGGCACTTTCAAACGAATATGGGCCGTCTCAAAAAGGTCCAGTTGCACATCGGCACTGATATAGCCCCTGTCTCCAATCACAGTGCAGTTGGAATAATCGACCTTGACATCCTTCAGGTAATTGATGTCATGCACGCCCGCCTTCGTCAGGTCGAAAGAGTGTATGACCCCGCTCAACCCGCAGACGGCGTGCAGCTTATACCCATAGTAATATGTACCTTGTGAGGCACAATATCCGTAGGACGGGGCTTTCCGGTAGTCATTCCCGCCCATCGTACAACGCTTGGCGCGTGCTATCCGACATACCTCTACCGGCTTGGAGTCAATGCAGAAATAATCTTCGCCGCCATCCATCTCATTGGCGATTCTCTCCCGGATGAGCCTGCAGAGCTGTGCCGTAAACTTGCGCCTGTCGTTGTATTGCCTCCGGGATATAAGGTTCGGCATTTTGTCCCCGTATTCCTTCAATCTGGAAAACAACAGGGACTCGCTGTCTATTCCGACCGCTTCGGATGCCATGCTCAGAGCGACCACCTCAAGGTCGGAAAACTTGGGGACAACACCCGGACGGGGCACATTCCCTTGTTCATTGACTAAATTTCCTGCTTTTTGTTTGCAGATGTCCAGAAATTTTGCGAATATTGCGTATAAGTTGTGCATACGGTGTATGTAAATCAGATGTTTAGACACCTCTAATTTACTAAACACCAATAATATGCGCAACTTTTTCTTCATAAAAGTTTTATGCCTTTAATTCCGCCAACGGGTATTACCTGATTCATTTACCAAATTACTTGACACTTGCTTGCATATGTTCAGAAATTTTGCGAATATTGCATATAGGTTGTGCATACGATATTTGTCTATTAAAAGTTTGGGCACCTTTAATTTACCAAATATCAACAACATGCACAACTTTTTATTCATAAATCTTTTATCAATTTAATTCCGCCAACGGGTTTATATTATTCATAATCTACATATTACGATTCGCTGCAAAGTCTGCAACTTACGGATATGGAATTTATGCTGACGTAAAGTCGGAATCCGTGGTTTTCAGGGTTCTGAAAAGCAGAATTTCAGGGTTTATGCAGGCGTAAAGTTGAAATTCGTGCAGATCTGCCCAAATTCAGAAGAACAAAGTTTACTTTCCACTCGAATTGCTATTGGATTACAGCTTTGTTTTGGCGAAATTTGCGTTACAATACCCCAGCAGAGTGTTGCGTATTGAAAAAACATTTCCTAACTTTGTGTCGCTGTCCCATACGGATAGTAACATATTGATTTAGTGAAAGTGTTTCGCTAATCCTTGAAGATGAAATTTGGCGATTTTAGAGA from uncultured Alistipes sp. carries:
- a CDS encoding AbiH family protein — encoded protein: MNRIVLIGNGFDLAHGLPTGYVDFINNYWEDFHCHVLNGYAQYLLKHFGVAPIKSYSDNFADLKVINKGSDEITEFTVTDNEQNAFNEWCRFINDYNQVGRFTESLQLTFKNPFWKHISAQASLENWVDIENEYFQSLNRLIDQERDLGYKSAKELNIDFHSIQNLLIEYLRKIQEEKISDELFNEGINKIIFESINQQDISKSGQDLFLEDISSQLFNSPGGMCLGEIEDELRIHPEYEILGTREDSFRVMVENKINKGQLKDFLIPNQILLLNFNYTNTAKKLYVKSDHYPKCELIHIHGELDDKNNPIIFGYGDEMHEDYKKIVDLNNNAYLENIKSIRYLETDNYRRLLGFIDSAPYQIYIMGHSCGNSDRTLLNTLFEHKNCLSIKPYYYLREDGTDNYIDIVQNISRDFKDMTLMRDRVVNKCYCQPLVTP
- a CDS encoding ATP-binding protein — protein: MQLRPSMRRAAKMRLALAGASGSGKTYSSLLIAYGMTSDWSRVAVIDSENGSADLYAHLGSYQVLTLPDYSPETYIEAIGICEQAGAEVIVIDSISHCWDYLLDFHANLQGNSFANWARVTPRQNAFIQRILNSSCHIICTMRSKQDYVLSDKNGKMVPEKVGLKAVQRDNVDYEFTAVLDIAMNHKATTSKDRTGLFTGRPEFTITPAVGQAILKWCNMAQSTQQNPSTQNLHSHASSLSA
- a CDS encoding DUF3871 family protein — its product is MLPAFQPNPEFAVGLNLPVKEATIVEERSVTPIVSLGTIPRTRHFIEANTKPVDMAHLKNDCVVPVFSKDNEVTISHQSFIETVLGAAHRMFPQEAIDTPDIVVSHIIKGRIPEAIHKPVNQLLETDKTIYYERMAFCFEIPSIYEEVAGNRLNLSIGGVRAYNHENLYSKKTAEKFKVFIGFKNLVCCNLCVSTDGFKRELRAMSVQELFKASLQLFQQYDAERHIRQMAALQRQSISEHQFAQLIGKARLYQYLPTAERKALPAMEFTDCHVNAVAKAYYMDENFSRGDNPEIDLWKLYNLFTGANKSSYIDTFLDRSLNATQLIAGIGRALEGDSEYSWFVE
- a CDS encoding IS982 family transposase produces the protein MKKKLRILLVFSKLEVSKHLIYIHRMHNLYAIFAKFLDICKQKAGNLVNEQGNVPRPGVVPKFSDLEVVALSMASEAVGIDSESLLFSRLKEYGDKMPNLISRRQYNDRRKFTAQLCRLIRERIANEMDGGEDYFCIDSKPVEVCRIARAKRCTMGGNDYRKAPSYGYCASQGTYYYGYKLHAVCGLSGVIHSFDLTKAGVHDINYLKDVKVDYSNCTVIGDRGYISADVQLDLFETAHIRLKVPYRRNQRDWKPVFHPFAKARKRIEPLFSQLCDQFMLIRNYAKDTDGLFARIIGKISALTILQYINYKNNKPIGRVKYALT